The following DNA comes from Spirochaetota bacterium.
ATCACGCTCGTAGTTGGGACATGGTTGCGAAAAGTTTACACAATGAGTATCACATCATAGCTCCGGACCTGCGCGGTCATGGCGATAGTTCTTGGGCTCCGGGAAGCATGTACTCCCTTCTTGATTCTGTTTTGGATATAGCTAGACTAATAGAGCATTTAGGGGCCTCTGACACATCGATCATTGGCCATTCATATGGCGGCGCTGTAGCAATTTTGTATGCTGGATTTTATCCTGAGCATGTGAAAAGACTCGCGGTGATTGAAGGGCTTGGGCCTATGACCAGAAGATTCGCAAAATCAGAAGATGATCCCCTATGGAAGCGCGTGAAGAGATGGATTGAAGCGACTCGAAGGATGGAGAACCGAACCCAATATCGTTTTTCATCAATTCAAGAGGCTGCTGAACGAATTCGAACTGTTATCACATCACTCTCCGCTGAACAGGCCGAACATATCGCAAATCACGGACTTAAACAGAATGATGATAATACCTTCAGTTGGAAGTATGATGATTGTTCACGAATACTCTCACCTCTCCAATTTAATGCTCATGAAATCCGCGAGATTGAGAGAAGGATTGATTGCCCAACCTTATTTCTCTATGGCGCCAATGGCTGGGCTGGTAATCCGTTAAGCGATAACCAAGCTCACTCATTTCGCTATGCACAGAGTATTTGCATACCCGAAGCCGGACATTGGCTACATCATGATCGTCTCTCACTATTCCTCAATACAGTGCGAGACTTCCTTAATGATTGAGGTTTTCTGTTATTCGGCATCACATTATAGTTGGCAAATGTGAGGATTAGGATTGAAAATAATAACTAAGGAGATGTTGCATAGGTTGAAGGGATTGAAGACTCACTCAGGTTTGCTCCCTCCCAAAAAATAATTCATAAGATAATAATTGAAATCAATTTCAGGACAAATTATAATATGTTTCAATAATCTATGACTCGCTTCACACCTTGTGAAAAACTTTATTAAGATTCGACATTAACAAATGATATAGTGATTAACCAGATGAGTGATCAAGGAACATCCGCTGCACGAAAAGAGAACTGACACAATTGGCATTCTCAACTATTTCTCGAACCTATTTTATTATAGAAGTAAACCATTAAAAGCACTAAACCAAAAATACTATATCCCATTGGAATTTGGCCGGCCATGCCTATACCAATGTCAGTTGAGTGGATAAAACCAAAATAGGAACATATAATCAGAGGTATAGTCCAGTAGAATGACAAGAGATACTTCTTCTCGATAAGATACACAACCACCGCGGTTAAAAACATTGCTGAGAGAAGGGGACCTTCGGAAAATGAAATGATGCCCTTGAGATGTGGCAGAACATTAGAGATCATGTTATTCACCTCAAGAGTTGAGTATTTCCCATCCGAGTTTATGTATTGCTTAAGAAGTGAAAGACCCCAAGCAGAGATTGCGGGAAGCAAACCGAAGGCAATCCCAGGCGCATGTTCCTTTGGGGTGGTCTGAAATGCCTGGGCTGTTATTACCAGACCAATCCAGAGTAGTATTGGGTATCCCGCCTCCAGGGGGATTGAAGAGGAAATAACGCTCATAAGTCCTGTGAAGCATATAAGGCTTACAATTGCTCCGTTTATTATGGAATATCCTGCCCGGGCTCCAAGACCTTTCCATCCCGGATGACCAATATATACTGTAGTTGGGAATGGAGAACCGAAGAATGAACTAATTACAGTGCCAATGCCATTCATTGCCAGGGAAGGCATAGCTCGATAATTATCGCCCGCTGCGGACGCGGATTCAATATTCTGCAATGTCCCCAAAAAGCTCATTATTCCCATTGGTATGGCAACACCAAGATATGGAAGGATGTCCTTTATCCCTGAAAAAACCGCAGAAAATGCAAATCCAGGAGCAAAAAGTGACAGATCTTTAGTTGACCTCATCATCACATCCTTATCCATTGCACCTATGCTCCAGGCAATAATAGAACCTATTATAAGGGCATACAGCCCCGCTGGAATCCTGAATGGCAGCTTGGCATGAGAGAAATATTCAATAAGAATAAAGGCTAAAGGAACAAATGTGATTAAAGGCTTGTCCCATATTGGAAGGGTGTGATTTAGAGCTATGAATACAATTGCTATTCCAGAGAGAGTAGAGAGCAGTGCTCCTCGTGGAGATATACTCCTAATCTTTTCTCCAACAAAGGCTCCAAGACCTTCAAAGATACCGCTTACAAAACAGCATGCCACACCCACCTTCCAAGCAAAATAGGCATCATTTGTTTGAATATAAACCGGAACAATGATGAAAGAGAAGAAGGCTAAAAGACTGACTGTATTGATGCCATATGGAAGGGCAGTAACATTCGCCCTCCCCTCCCTCAATGCGAGTTTTCTTGCCTGATAGGAATAAAAAATATTCCCTGCAAGTACTGAAAGGGCTGTCCCAGGAAGGATTTTCCCAAAGACAAGCTCCCTTGGCATGCCTATCTTGAGGCAGAGTCCTGTTATCAATAGAAGATTGACAAGATTATCAATAAATAGACCAATAAAACCATCAATATCTCCCCTGACAAAAAGTCGGAAGTGAAATTGATTATTGTCATTACGCATTTTTCACCTCTATTGATAATTAATATTCATACTGTTCATTGCTTTTTCCTTGCCAAAATGATGTTGATTTATATTATTTTCAAGGAATTTTCAAACAGGTTTGAAGTTAAAATTATAGATATCCATATAAAATATGAACAAAGATAGAATAGCGATACTCGCTGGGGATGGTGAATTGCCTGTAATACTTGCTGGCCGATTAAGTGAGCAAAGTAAGATTAAGGTAATCATAGTGTTGCAGGGATTGAAGAAAAGATTTGAAAACTTTAACTGCATGGTTTTGGGAATAGCACATGGACAGGTTACAGAAATATTGAGGCTTTTGTCAGAAAACAGAATAAACAAAGTAATAATAATTGGGAAAATCGATAAAAGAGGTTTTATACAGAGAAAGGGATTTGATGAAAACACACTCAAGATTATTCAAAACATGATGGATGGCAAGGATCTCACAATTTTTCAATCAATTCATGATGTGCTTGAAAAAATTGGTATTGAAATATTACCTCAAGATTTATATCTAAATGATATGATTGTTGATAAAGGAATATTAACAGAGCTATACCCAACAGAAAGAGAGAATGAAGATGCAATATTTGGAATGGAATATGCCAAACAACTGGCTACGATGGACATTGGACAGACAATAGTAGTGAATAACAAAACCATCTTAGCTGTTGAGGCAGCGGAAGGCACCAACGATGCCATTAAGAGGGGCGGTCTAATCGGGAAGCATGGCTCCGTTGTATGCAAAGCAGCAAGAAACAATCAGGACAGGAGGTTTGATATCCCAGCGGTTGGCATACAAACAGTAAGAATTATGTCAAAATACGGATGCAGTCTCCTTGCCCTTGAAGCAGGAATGATTCTCTTAGTGAACAGGGATGAGGTTATTGATTATGCAAATAAAAAAAAATTAATCTTAATGGGCATGTGACTGGTTTTTTAAAATTATGGAATTATATATTAATAGAGCAAAATCGGCAGGGAAGCATTAATGAATAAAAAGATATTCATAATGGCAGGCGAAGCAAGCGGCGATCTTCATGGCGCTATGATTGTGCGCTCACTTAAGGGACTGGATAATCATATAAATTTTTATGCTGTAGGCGGACCGGAATTGAGAAAGGAAAGCGTTTTTCTGTTATATCGATCCGCTCAATTTGAGGCTTTTGGTGTCGTGGAACCACTCTTCAGGCTACACTTCTATAGAAGAGCCCTCATAGATATTACCACATTCATTCATAAAGAAGGAATAGAAACAGCAATCCTCATAGACTCCCCTGGATTCAATCTGTTGCTTGCCAGAAGATTAAAGCAGGATGGCATAAGAGTCATCTATTACATCTCTCCTCAGATTTGGGCCTGGTATTACTCACGCATAAAGCGAATAAAAAAAGCTATAGATGCAATAATAGTCCTCTATCCCTTTGAGGAGGAG
Coding sequences within:
- a CDS encoding NCS2 family permease; translated protein: MRNDNNQFHFRLFVRGDIDGFIGLFIDNLVNLLLITGLCLKIGMPRELVFGKILPGTALSVLAGNIFYSYQARKLALREGRANVTALPYGINTVSLLAFFSFIIVPVYIQTNDAYFAWKVGVACCFVSGIFEGLGAFVGEKIRSISPRGALLSTLSGIAIVFIALNHTLPIWDKPLITFVPLAFILIEYFSHAKLPFRIPAGLYALIIGSIIAWSIGAMDKDVMMRSTKDLSLFAPGFAFSAVFSGIKDILPYLGVAIPMGIMSFLGTLQNIESASAAGDNYRAMPSLAMNGIGTVISSFFGSPFPTTVYIGHPGWKGLGARAGYSIINGAIVSLICFTGLMSVISSSIPLEAGYPILLWIGLVITAQAFQTTPKEHAPGIAFGLLPAISAWGLSLLKQYINSDGKYSTLEVNNMISNVLPHLKGIISFSEGPLLSAMFLTAVVVYLIEKKYLLSFYWTIPLIICSYFGFIHSTDIGIGMAGQIPMGYSIFGLVLLMVYFYNKIGSRNS
- a CDS encoding alpha/beta hydrolase produces the protein MVEADFSDKATPNSRFYYSQRLCLHFVDWGNEHKPLLLLIHGGKDHARSWDMVAKSLHNEYHIIAPDLRGHGDSSWAPGSMYSLLDSVLDIARLIEHLGASDTSIIGHSYGGAVAILYAGFYPEHVKRLAVIEGLGPMTRRFAKSEDDPLWKRVKRWIEATRRMENRTQYRFSSIQEAAERIRTVITSLSAEQAEHIANHGLKQNDDNTFSWKYDDCSRILSPLQFNAHEIREIERRIDCPTLFLYGANGWAGNPLSDNQAHSFRYAQSICIPEAGHWLHHDRLSLFLNTVRDFLND
- the lpxI gene encoding UDP-2,3-diacylglucosamine diphosphatase LpxI (LpxI, functionally equivalent to LpxH, replaces it in LPS biosynthesis in a minority of bacteria.); the protein is MNKDRIAILAGDGELPVILAGRLSEQSKIKVIIVLQGLKKRFENFNCMVLGIAHGQVTEILRLLSENRINKVIIIGKIDKRGFIQRKGFDENTLKIIQNMMDGKDLTIFQSIHDVLEKIGIEILPQDLYLNDMIVDKGILTELYPTERENEDAIFGMEYAKQLATMDIGQTIVVNNKTILAVEAAEGTNDAIKRGGLIGKHGSVVCKAARNNQDRRFDIPAVGIQTVRIMSKYGCSLLALEAGMILLVNRDEVIDYANKKKLILMGM